A region of the Paenibacillus sp. J23TS9 genome:
GTATTCTCATGATAGTTGGCCTCCCGCCTTCAAGAATACGTCTTCCAGGCTTTCAACTTGGTACTGACTCTTTAACTGTTCCGGCGAACCGCTGGTTAATATCCTGCCATCACGTACCATGGCCAGCATATCGCATTTATCCGCTTCATCCATGACATGCGTCGTAACAATAATCGTCTTGTGTTCGGAATTCTTCAGCCTCATTAATTCATTCCAAATCGACTGTCTGAGCTCCGGGTCAATACCGACGGTTGGCTCATCGAGAATCAGTACAGACGGGTCATGAATCAGGGCAATCGCCAGTGACAATCTGCGCTTCATACCACCGGAATAAGCAGATACCTTTTTGCCAAGCTCATGCGTGAGATTGACCAGGCCTGCCGCGTAGCTGATTCGCTGCTTCTGCTCCTCCTTGCCCATTTTAAACATAGATGCAAAAAACCTAAGATTCTCCCCACCTGTAAGTTCATTGTATAGTGCATCCGATTGAGCCATATAACCGATTTGCTGAAGCATGGACAGATTGGGCATTTTTGTATTCAACACTTCAACCAAGCCTTCATTGGGAGTATCCATGCCGACAATCATTTTCACAAGGGTTGTTTTCCCGGCTCCTGAAGGACCGATCATCCCGTAAATTTGTCCCTTCCCTATATTCAAATTCACCTCGGAGAGCACGGTTTTCTTTCCAAAACTTTTGCTGACCTGTTGAAGCTTTACGGTAATTTCCATTGGGTTAACCTCCACAAGATAATAAACAATGCGTTGATTATCTTTCTCGCCTTTATTATAATCAATGCAGATTTCAACGACAATAAACAGAATCGTGGAATGTGATCATTATTCTGCAGATTTTAGAGAAAATGTGAACTTAACGCTTAATGTAGAATGAAGATTGCAGGAGGTCGAACGTTGAATAAACAAAAATTGATTAAAAAGTTTGACAAGCAATCAGTAATATATGAAGAAAACACACGCAAACGTATGATGGGATCATGGCGAAAACGTCTCCTCGAAGGTGTACAGGGTGACGTACTTGAAATCGCTGTCGGCGCGGGAGCCAACTTCCCTTATTACGATATGGACCGGGTACGCCTGAGCGCCGCAGATTTCAGCCCAATGATGCTGCAGCGCGCACGGCGGATTGCGGATGAGCTTAACTTGCAGGTGACTCTGATCGAAAGTGACATTGAAACGCTTGATTTTCCGGCCCATTCCTTCGACTGCGTTGTCTCTACGCTTTCTTTATGCGGATATGATGATCCGGAACAGGTTCTTCGCAATATTAAACGCTGGTGTAAGCCAAACGGGCGTGTTTATCTTTTGGAGCATGGTCTTGGGAGAAACCCTTTTTTCAAGTCAGCCCAGCGGCTATTGAATCCGGTCGCGCGCAAAATATCCGGCTGCAATTGGAATCGGGATATCGAGCAGATCGTACGGAATTCCGGACTCCAGATTGAACATATGGAACGGCACTGGAACGGTATGATTCATTTGATCTGGGCGCGATCCGTATGAGAATAGAAAGACCTCCAACGATATAATCGTTAGAGGTCTTTTCATGATTTTCACGGCTCATAGAGACGTTACCAACCTTATTTTATTCCTTCGTTACCAGCTTCAATGGAGCCGGAATAGATTTTTCTACCGTTTTGCCATGAAGCACATCATATGCGGCTTGAACTGCCATTTGTCCAATCAATTCAGGCTGCTGCGCCACGGTTGCAGTCAGCTTGCCTGCCTGGATCGACTTCAGCGCATCTTCGTTGCCGTCAAATCCGATGACCGGAATATCTTTACCGGAGCTTTTAATGGCTTCGATGGCACCGAGAGCCATTTCATCATTGTGCGCGAACACCGCTTGTACATCCGGATTCGCCTGCAGCAGATTTTCCATTACATTCAACCCTTTTGTACGGTCAAAATCCGCGGTTTGCTTGGCAATGACTTTCAAATCCTTATCAGCGACTTCGTGGAAGCCTTTACCGCGTTCACGGGTAGCCGATGCACCTGCGACGCCTTCAAGCTCAATCACTTTCCCGCCTTTGCCGATCATTTTTTCGATATATTCCGCTGCCATTTTACCGCCCTTCACGTTATCCGAAGCGACCAGTGCCTTGACATCCCCTTTATCCGAGGAACGGTCCAAGGTAATAACTGGAATACCCAAATTATTGGCCGATTGTACGACCGTCGAGATGGCTGCCGAATCGGTTGGGTTGATGAGCAATGCGTTTACGCCCTTTTGCATCAAATCATCCACGTCATTGCTTTGTTTGGCTGAATCGTTTTGCGCATCGACGACAATCGTTTCAATACCGTGCTTTTTAGCTTCCGCAACTACGCCATCTTTCAAGGAAACGAAGAATGGATTGTTCAGTGTTGAAATGGACAGTCCGATTTTCATATTTTTAATATCCCCGCCTGTTTTAGGCTTGGCCCAGCTTGGCGGTTCCAGAGAACATCCGGTCGTTAAGATGAGCAGAAGCGCTGCCAATAAGAATGTTAGCTTTTTCATATGAGTCTCTCCCTTATGCAGATTTCTTCCGGTCAATAAGTACGGCGATGAGAATTACGATCCCCTTAACCACCATTTGGTAGAAGGAAGATACGCCGAGCAAATTCAGTCCGTTATTCAGAGTACCGATAATCAGCGCGCCGATCAGAGTACCTACAATACGGCCGCGGCCGCCGGAAAGGCTTGTACCGCCCAAGACAACAGCTGCGATAGCATCCAGTTCGTAAGAAGTACCGGCCGTTGGCTGCGCCGAGTTCAGACGGGATGTCAGGATGGCACCTGCCAATGCGGACAGCATGCCTGCCAGAGAATAAATCATAATTTTAGTCCGGGATACTTTAATACCGGAAACGATCGCTGCTTTTTCGTTGCCGCCGATCGCATATGTTTTACGTCCAAAGGATGTTTTGTGCAGAATCACCCATAGAATCGCAAACGTAATGATCATCGTAATCGCCGGTACCGGAATGCCGAGCTCATAGCCACGGCCGAACAGCTGGAATGTCATGCTGTCGCCAAGACCCGTAATTGGATTACCGTCGGTGTATACGAGCGTCAAGCCTCTGAAAATGGTCATAGTTGCAAGCGTTGCGATAAAGGGTGCCATTTTACCTTTGGTGATCAGTAGACCGTTAATCATACCCATCACGCCGCCAAGCAAGCAGCCGATGATGATGGACAGGATTGGATCAAAGCCCGCTACCATCATATTCGCGACAAATGAACTCGACAGCGCCAGTATGGAACCGACGGATAAGTCGATACCACCGGTCAAAATAACAAAGGTCATTCCAAACGCAATCAATGCGTTAATTGACACCTGCCGCAGCAAATTGAGAATATTAAGCGGTTCCAAGAAGCTTGGATTCAGAACCGATACAATGATAATCAAGATAATCAGGCCGAGCAGCGGTCCTAATTTTTGTGTAATTTGCGAAACCTGAAAGCCTTTGGATGTTTTTGCTTCATTCATTGTTGTCATGTTACTGTCCCCCTGTAGCCAACGTCATTATTTTTTCCTGCGTCGCTTCATCTTTACTCAGTTGTCCAGTGATATGCCCTTCGTGAACAACAACGATGCGGTCACTCATGCCAAGCACTTCCGGTAATTCAGAGGATACCATGATGATGGCGACGCCATGGCCTGTCAGCTCATTCATCAGCTGGTAAATCTCACGTTTGGCACCGACATCTACGCCCCGGGTTGGTTCATCCAGAATCAGAAGTCTTGGACCGATACCTACCCACTTGGCAATAACAACCTTCTGTTGATTACCACCCGATAAATTTCCTGCTGCGGTATCGGATGTATGGGTTTTGATCTGCAGGCGTTTGATCAGCGCATCCACGAACACTTTTTCTTTTTGCGATGAAATAATGCCTTTAGACGTAAAACCGCTGAGACTTGGGAGCACCATATTATCACGTACGGAAAAATCCAGAATCAAACCTTCATCCTTGCGGTCTTCCGTTATGAAGCCAATTCCAAGCTTAACTGCATCAACCGGCTTTCTAATCACGGCTTTTTTCCCAAACATGCGAATCTCGCCGCTGTCCAGATGATCCAGACCAAACAGCGCTCTCATAATCTCCGTGCGTCCCGAGCCCATCAGACCTGAGAAACCGACGATTTCACCGGAGCGGACCTGAAAGCTTACATCTTCAAATAATCCTTTGCGCGAAGCATGCTCCACCTCAAGAACGACCTCTCCCGGATTCGGATTTCTTACCGGATAGCGCTCGGTCAGCTCTCTGCCGACCATTTTCTTAACGACCTCATCAAAGTTGGTATGCGGAATTTCCTTCGTATCCACAGTCCGGCCATCCCGCATGACGGTAATCCGGTCGCAGATCTCGAAAATCTCTTCCATCCGGTGAGAAATATAGACGATCGATACGCCTTGCTTTTTAAGGGACGTGATGACTTCGAACAGCTTCTGGATTTCCCTCTCCGTCAGTGCAGAAGTCGGTTCATCCATGATGATCACTTTGGTATCCGTAAGGAGGGCCTTGGCGATCTCAATCATCTGCTGCTGGCCTACCGAGCATTCGCCGGCTTCGCTGTTCAGCGGAATGTCGACGGAAAGCTTTTTGAACTGTTCCTTTGCGAGCGCCTTCATTTCTTTGGATTTCAGAATACCCCAGGGTGAAGACATCTCCCTGCCGATAAACAGATTCTCAAGCACCGTCATATCCGGCCATACATTAAGCTCCTGGTGGATAAAAGCGATTCCTTGAAGCTCTGCTTCCTTCGGACTTCCAAAATACGTTTCCTTGCCGTCGATGAGGATTGTTCCTTCATCCCTGGCATGCAGGCCAGTAAGTATATTCATTAAAGTGGACTTGCCGGCACCGTTCTCTCCCATCAGGGCGTGCACTTCGCCTTCGCGCAGGTCAAAATCTACACCGGATAATACTTGGTTCGCGCCGAAGGCTTTGTGTATTCCATTCATTTGAATCTGCATAACGGTTCCTCCTCACAGTTTTTGCGGAGCAATGCTCCTTGATCGTACTCCACAGCAAAATCTGG
Encoded here:
- a CDS encoding ABC transporter ATP-binding protein, which encodes MEITVKLQQVSKSFGKKTVLSEVNLNIGKGQIYGMIGPSGAGKTTLVKMIVGMDTPNEGLVEVLNTKMPNLSMLQQIGYMAQSDALYNELTGGENLRFFASMFKMGKEEQKQRISYAAGLVNLTHELGKKVSAYSGGMKRRLSLAIALIHDPSVLILDEPTVGIDPELRQSIWNELMRLKNSEHKTIIVTTHVMDEADKCDMLAMVRDGRILTSGSPEQLKSQYQVESLEDVFLKAGGQLS
- a CDS encoding class I SAM-dependent methyltransferase — encoded protein: MNKQKLIKKFDKQSVIYEENTRKRMMGSWRKRLLEGVQGDVLEIAVGAGANFPYYDMDRVRLSAADFSPMMLQRARRIADELNLQVTLIESDIETLDFPAHSFDCVVSTLSLCGYDDPEQVLRNIKRWCKPNGRVYLLEHGLGRNPFFKSAQRLLNPVARKISGCNWNRDIEQIVRNSGLQIEHMERHWNGMIHLIWARSV
- the rbsB gene encoding ribose ABC transporter substrate-binding protein RbsB, with translation MKKLTFLLAALLLILTTGCSLEPPSWAKPKTGGDIKNMKIGLSISTLNNPFFVSLKDGVVAEAKKHGIETIVVDAQNDSAKQSNDVDDLMQKGVNALLINPTDSAAISTVVQSANNLGIPVITLDRSSDKGDVKALVASDNVKGGKMAAEYIEKMIGKGGKVIELEGVAGASATRERGKGFHEVADKDLKVIAKQTADFDRTKGLNVMENLLQANPDVQAVFAHNDEMALGAIEAIKSSGKDIPVIGFDGNEDALKSIQAGKLTATVAQQPELIGQMAVQAAYDVLHGKTVEKSIPAPLKLVTKE
- the rbsC gene encoding ribose ABC transporter permease RbsC; translation: MTTMNEAKTSKGFQVSQITQKLGPLLGLIILIIIVSVLNPSFLEPLNILNLLRQVSINALIAFGMTFVILTGGIDLSVGSILALSSSFVANMMVAGFDPILSIIIGCLLGGVMGMINGLLITKGKMAPFIATLATMTIFRGLTLVYTDGNPITGLGDSMTFQLFGRGYELGIPVPAITMIITFAILWVILHKTSFGRKTYAIGGNEKAAIVSGIKVSRTKIMIYSLAGMLSALAGAILTSRLNSAQPTAGTSYELDAIAAVVLGGTSLSGGRGRIVGTLIGALIIGTLNNGLNLLGVSSFYQMVVKGIVILIAVLIDRKKSA
- a CDS encoding sugar ABC transporter ATP-binding protein, coding for MQIQMNGIHKAFGANQVLSGVDFDLREGEVHALMGENGAGKSTLMNILTGLHARDEGTILIDGKETYFGSPKEAELQGIAFIHQELNVWPDMTVLENLFIGREMSSPWGILKSKEMKALAKEQFKKLSVDIPLNSEAGECSVGQQQMIEIAKALLTDTKVIIMDEPTSALTEREIQKLFEVITSLKKQGVSIVYISHRMEEIFEICDRITVMRDGRTVDTKEIPHTNFDEVVKKMVGRELTERYPVRNPNPGEVVLEVEHASRKGLFEDVSFQVRSGEIVGFSGLMGSGRTEIMRALFGLDHLDSGEIRMFGKKAVIRKPVDAVKLGIGFITEDRKDEGLILDFSVRDNMVLPSLSGFTSKGIISSQKEKVFVDALIKRLQIKTHTSDTAAGNLSGGNQQKVVIAKWVGIGPRLLILDEPTRGVDVGAKREIYQLMNELTGHGVAIIMVSSELPEVLGMSDRIVVVHEGHITGQLSKDEATQEKIMTLATGGQ